One window from the genome of Eucalyptus grandis isolate ANBG69807.140 chromosome 7, ASM1654582v1, whole genome shotgun sequence encodes:
- the LOC104455477 gene encoding pimeloyl-[acyl-carrier protein] methyl ester esterase-like produces MKLTSMRPRKIEVEPGTIMNFWAPTRIPNKNKNAVVFLHDFVGDGMITWQFQVLALLRKYAIYVPDLLFFGGSATGDSRQTVDFHAECVAKGLVALGLQRCTMVGFSYGGMVAFKLAKLRPELVESVVATCSIPALTESISKECLQRLGFPRWSELLLPNSVDGVKKLFEMKKLFSLEMKSSLLPLW; encoded by the coding sequence ATGAAGCTCACCAGCATGAGACCTCGAAAAATTGAGGTCGAACCCGGTACCATCATGAACTTCTGGGCTCCAACCCGAATtccaaacaaaaacaagaacgCGGTCGTCTTCCTTCACGACTTTGTCGGTGACGGCATGATCACATGGCAGTTCCAGGTGCTTGCGCTTTTGAGGAAGTACGCCATCTACGTGCCGGACCTCCTCTTCTTTGGTGGCTCTGCCACTGGCGACAGCCGCCAGACGGTGGACTTCCATGCAGAATGTGTGGCGAAGGGGCTGGTGGCGCTTGGGTTGCAGCGGTGCACTATGGTAGGGTTCAGCTACGGCGGGATGGTGGCGTTCAAGTTGGCCAAGTTGCGGCCCGAGTTGGTGGAGTCGGTGGTGGCCACGTGCTCCATACCAGCACTGACTGAGTCGATAAGCAAGGAGTGCTTGCAGAGACTGGGGTTTCCGAGATGGTCAGAGCTTTTGTTGCCTAATTCTGTAGATGGGGTGAAgaaattgtttgaaatgaaGAAATTGTTTTCTCTCGAAATGAAGAGTTCCCTTCTACCGTTATGGTAG